The Sediminispirochaeta smaragdinae DSM 11293 genome has a segment encoding these proteins:
- a CDS encoding AEC family transporter translates to MYSILFAALARLAGFAIGGFLLFRFTPLNDKHLQPVLGLTMNVLLPIYFVRNFIVGWASAEGAGYPFMVGFFAGSIFFLFFQMGLGRLLSPLAVSEKAHRRDFILLFAFQNAGYVALPIMESFAPPELMIFMFFWIFGFNILFWTLTISLLNSDKAAFTFKVSGPLVGILIGFSLSVFGLDKPLYDFADTVLTLPAKLSMDLILVALGGILALIPKGSFKFRKDYLFFVIVKLLLYPLLMLAILYPLHPTWIPESLLVPMKLALILQAAVPPSTNLMIATKKYGTEQQVAYIAGGEIVTYLASVLTMPIVLIISFYFLFS, encoded by the coding sequence ATGTACAGTATCCTCTTCGCCGCCCTTGCTCGTCTTGCGGGGTTTGCAATTGGCGGTTTCCTGCTTTTCAGATTTACCCCCTTGAACGATAAACATTTGCAGCCTGTGCTGGGGCTTACCATGAATGTTTTACTTCCCATCTATTTCGTTCGTAACTTCATCGTCGGATGGGCTAGTGCCGAGGGAGCAGGGTATCCCTTTATGGTTGGTTTCTTTGCAGGCAGTATCTTTTTTCTGTTTTTTCAGATGGGATTGGGTCGCCTGCTCTCCCCTTTGGCCGTTTCCGAAAAAGCCCACCGCCGTGACTTTATCCTCCTCTTTGCCTTTCAAAATGCAGGCTATGTGGCACTCCCCATCATGGAATCCTTTGCCCCTCCGGAACTGATGATCTTCATGTTTTTCTGGATCTTCGGGTTCAATATCCTTTTCTGGACGCTCACCATTTCTCTCCTCAATTCCGACAAGGCCGCCTTTACCTTCAAGGTAAGCGGACCGCTCGTCGGAATTCTCATCGGCTTTTCTCTTTCTGTCTTCGGACTCGACAAACCGCTTTACGATTTTGCAGACACGGTACTCACCCTTCCCGCAAAGCTTAGTATGGATCTCATTCTTGTCGCTCTGGGAGGGATCCTCGCTCTTATTCCAAAGGGCTCCTTTAAATTCCGCAAGGATTATCTTTTTTTCGTTATTGTAAAACTTTTACTCTACCCGCTCCTCATGTTAGCCATCCTCTACCCTCTACATCCGACATGGATTCCGGAATCCCTTTTGGTTCCCATGAAGCTGGCCCTTATCTTGCAGGCGGCGGTTCCTCCCTCAACAAATCTAATGATTGCCACAAAGAAATATGGAACAGAACAACAGGTTGCCTATATTGCCGGGGGCGAGATCGTTACCTATCTCGCGTCGGTGCTTACCATGCCCATAGTTTTGATAATTTCCTTTTATTTTCTCTTCTCATAG
- the fusA gene encoding elongation factor G produces MSFTSADIRNLAIIGHNGTGKTTLLEQILYNGGIIPKAEGVDSGKSVSDFTDEEQERGMSIHTSLASLEWKGHQINLLDTPGTADFIGEVVCAFRATESAVMVVSGRSGVQIETIKLWRRLNGRNMPRIVFINELDKEHSSFQKSFGDLKEKFEKTFVPVTIPIGDGTDFKGIVNLIENKAYLIHEAAEKDEPIDIPADMNAMVEEYRLQMIESAAEGDDDLMEKYFAEGTLTEDEIRKGLREGLRDNKIVPVLCGSAVHNNGIASLLNFITNNAPSPEHVNEKADDADGKEVEVEISKEKPMSCMVFKTTIDQFSGKLSYVKVVTGELNSNSELYNPREKRREKGSKIYRAIGKKLIEVSELTAGDIGIITKLDGVRTNDTLCSSNEILTYHKLALPQPVFGLTVNAASKKAEDKLNEFLHRASEEDPTFDVSFNKETKESVISGMGELHITIILDKIRNKQKIEVETKTPKVAYRETITKSANAEYTHKKQTGGHGQYGKVAMEINPLARGEKFTFQNAIKGGSISKGYMPGIEKGIIEGMEEGYLAHYPIVDLGAVIIDGKEHPVDSSEMAFKMAAKGALRACLEKAGVMLLEPIMKLRVFADEQYLGDILSDLSGKRGRVLGQENLGGGIVEIDAEVPQAEMLRYAIDLRSITSGTGSFELDFDHYATLTGKNAEQVIAESKAMVTEEE; encoded by the coding sequence ATGAGTTTTACCTCTGCCGACATCAGAAATTTAGCGATCATAGGTCACAACGGCACCGGGAAAACCACCTTATTAGAACAGATTCTCTATAACGGTGGTATTATTCCGAAAGCCGAAGGTGTCGATTCGGGGAAATCGGTAAGTGATTTTACCGATGAAGAACAGGAGCGGGGAATGTCTATCCACACTTCCCTTGCATCGCTCGAGTGGAAAGGCCATCAGATCAACTTGCTGGATACTCCCGGAACTGCCGATTTTATAGGAGAGGTGGTTTGCGCATTTCGAGCGACCGAATCGGCAGTTATGGTGGTATCGGGTAGATCCGGGGTTCAGATTGAAACAATAAAGCTGTGGCGGAGGCTAAACGGTAGAAACATGCCGAGGATTGTTTTCATCAACGAGCTTGATAAGGAACATTCCAGTTTTCAAAAGAGTTTTGGCGACCTAAAAGAAAAGTTTGAAAAGACCTTTGTTCCCGTGACCATCCCCATTGGGGACGGAACGGATTTTAAGGGAATTGTGAACCTTATCGAAAATAAGGCCTACCTCATCCATGAAGCAGCGGAAAAAGATGAGCCCATCGATATTCCCGCCGATATGAACGCTATGGTCGAGGAATATCGGCTTCAGATGATCGAATCCGCCGCTGAAGGCGACGATGATCTGATGGAAAAATACTTTGCCGAAGGAACCCTGACCGAAGATGAGATTCGCAAGGGACTTCGCGAAGGACTGCGCGACAATAAAATCGTACCGGTGCTATGCGGCAGCGCCGTACACAACAATGGCATAGCAAGTCTCCTTAATTTTATTACAAATAACGCACCCAGCCCCGAACATGTCAACGAAAAAGCCGACGATGCCGATGGAAAAGAGGTCGAGGTAGAAATCAGCAAAGAAAAGCCGATGAGTTGCATGGTCTTCAAGACAACGATCGACCAGTTCAGTGGTAAGCTCAGCTACGTCAAGGTTGTCACCGGGGAGCTCAATTCCAATAGTGAGCTATACAATCCGAGGGAAAAACGCAGAGAAAAGGGATCAAAGATCTACCGGGCGATCGGGAAAAAGCTGATTGAAGTTTCCGAACTTACCGCCGGAGATATCGGCATCATAACGAAACTCGACGGTGTCAGGACCAACGATACCCTCTGCAGCAGTAATGAGATTCTTACCTATCATAAACTTGCCCTTCCCCAGCCGGTGTTTGGTCTCACCGTAAATGCTGCCAGCAAAAAGGCAGAAGACAAGCTCAATGAGTTTTTACACAGGGCAAGTGAAGAAGATCCTACCTTTGATGTTTCCTTTAATAAAGAAACAAAAGAAAGTGTTATAAGCGGGATGGGAGAGCTGCATATCACGATCATTCTGGATAAAATTCGAAATAAGCAAAAGATAGAGGTCGAAACAAAAACCCCAAAGGTTGCCTACCGGGAAACCATTACAAAGTCGGCAAATGCAGAATACACACATAAAAAGCAGACCGGTGGTCACGGCCAGTACGGCAAAGTGGCCATGGAAATAAATCCCCTCGCTCGTGGAGAAAAATTTACCTTTCAAAATGCTATCAAGGGCGGATCGATCAGCAAGGGGTATATGCCCGGAATCGAAAAAGGGATCATTGAAGGAATGGAAGAAGGGTACCTGGCCCACTACCCCATCGTCGATCTCGGCGCAGTCATTATCGACGGTAAGGAACACCCCGTAGATAGTTCGGAAATGGCCTTTAAGATGGCGGCAAAGGGAGCCCTTCGGGCCTGTCTTGAAAAGGCGGGGGTTATGCTACTTGAGCCGATCATGAAGCTGCGGGTCTTTGCCGATGAGCAATACCTCGGTGATATTCTTTCCGACCTTTCGGGAAAACGAGGTCGTGTACTTGGTCAGGAAAATCTGGGCGGAGGTATCGTGGAAATCGATGCCGAGGTGCCTCAGGCAGAAATGCTGCGCTATGCCATCGACCTTCGTTCGATCACGAGCGGAACCGGCAGTTTCGAACTCGACTTCGACCACTATGCCACCTTGACGGGCAAGAACGCCGAACAAGTTATCGCCGAATCAAAGGCGATGGTCACCGAAGAGGAATAG
- a CDS encoding citrate/2-methylcitrate synthase has protein sequence MVNSIDMQRLSAIILKNNQIDPSFFSRYDVKRGLRNNDGTGVLVGLTQIGDVHGYIVDEKEKVPVEGRLRYRGIDVADLVNGFQRERRFGYEETVYLLLFGQLPNEAELEEFKTVLGSRRLLPDGFTEDMILTAPSSNIMNKLARSVLASYSYDDNAEDSSIENVLRQAVCLIARFPVFVSYGFQAKQHYHANKTLFIHSPDPKLGTAENLLRLIRPDAKYTKLEAELLDLALVLHAEHGGGNNSAFTIHVVSSSDTDTYSAVAAAVGSLKGAKHGGANIKVREMIEDFKANVGDWKDEEEISTYIEKIVRKEAYDKSGLVYGMGHAVYTYSDPRAVLLKEKARILAQEKGLLEEFELYHMIERLSPAVIGRLKGVDKVICANVDFYSGFVYAMLGIPQDLYTPIFAVARIAGWCAHRIEEIINGGRIMRPAYKHIRTVQREYLPLHERV, from the coding sequence ATGGTAAATAGCATCGATATGCAAAGACTTTCTGCTATCATTTTAAAAAATAATCAGATTGATCCCTCTTTTTTCAGCCGTTACGATGTAAAGCGGGGCCTTCGGAATAACGATGGTACCGGCGTTCTTGTCGGGCTCACCCAGATTGGTGATGTTCATGGATATATAGTCGATGAGAAAGAGAAGGTCCCGGTGGAAGGACGGCTTCGTTATCGCGGAATCGATGTGGCCGACCTTGTGAACGGTTTTCAGAGGGAACGGCGTTTCGGTTATGAGGAGACTGTCTACCTGCTGCTCTTCGGACAGCTTCCGAATGAGGCCGAGCTGGAGGAGTTCAAGACGGTTCTCGGTAGCAGGCGCTTGTTGCCGGACGGTTTTACCGAAGATATGATTCTCACGGCTCCCAGCTCAAATATTATGAACAAGCTGGCCAGGAGTGTTCTTGCCTCCTATTCCTATGATGATAACGCCGAGGATTCCAGCATCGAAAACGTGCTGCGACAAGCAGTGTGCCTGATCGCTCGCTTTCCGGTCTTTGTTTCCTATGGATTTCAGGCAAAACAGCACTACCATGCAAATAAGACCCTTTTTATTCACTCCCCCGACCCGAAGCTTGGAACCGCGGAGAATCTTCTCCGTCTGATTCGTCCCGATGCAAAATACACGAAACTTGAGGCGGAACTCCTCGACCTTGCCTTGGTCCTTCATGCCGAGCATGGAGGAGGGAACAACTCCGCCTTTACCATCCATGTTGTCTCTTCAAGCGATACAGACACCTATTCGGCCGTTGCCGCCGCAGTCGGTTCGCTGAAAGGAGCAAAGCATGGTGGGGCAAACATCAAGGTCCGGGAGATGATCGAGGATTTTAAGGCCAATGTCGGCGACTGGAAGGATGAAGAGGAGATCAGCACTTATATCGAAAAGATCGTTCGAAAAGAGGCATACGATAAGAGCGGCTTGGTCTATGGAATGGGCCATGCAGTGTATACCTACAGCGATCCTCGGGCTGTTTTGCTTAAGGAAAAGGCCCGGATTTTGGCACAAGAGAAGGGGCTGCTTGAGGAATTCGAATTGTATCACATGATTGAACGCCTTTCTCCTGCGGTGATCGGCAGGCTGAAGGGGGTGGACAAGGTGATCTGTGCCAATGTCGATTTCTATTCGGGATTTGTCTATGCGATGTTGGGTATTCCGCAAGACCTGTATACCCCGATTTTTGCCGTTGCAAGGATCGCCGGATGGTGTGCTCATCGGATCGAGGAGATCATCAACGGCGGAAGAATCATGCGTCCCGCTTATAAGCATATCAGAACCGTACAACGGGAATATCTTCCCTTACATGAGCGGGTGTAA
- the trmB gene encoding tRNA (guanosine(46)-N7)-methyltransferase TrmB — protein sequence MEEPERRIRSYSRRSGRLSSSQERALAELLPRYGGTLSIERSLPLSQWFPEDGRIVLEIGFGMGEATVEIAEKFPDHFFLGAEVHKPGIGRLLNEIERRGIKNIRVVHGDADILIRTMLPKLYLSGVHIFFSDPWPKKRHHKRRLIQAPFLRSLLPVLKPDGYIYMVTDWEDYAQWILAESEKVPELENPYKGYASPIPWRPETRFEKKGLDKMHLIREIWLQKR from the coding sequence GTGGAAGAACCGGAAAGAAGAATCAGAAGCTACAGCAGAAGAAGCGGCAGACTCAGCTCTTCCCAGGAGCGGGCTCTTGCGGAGCTATTGCCTCGTTATGGGGGGACTCTTTCAATTGAAAGGTCTCTGCCCTTGTCGCAATGGTTTCCCGAAGATGGCCGAATCGTTTTGGAGATCGGCTTTGGTATGGGGGAGGCCACCGTCGAGATCGCCGAGAAGTTTCCCGATCATTTCTTCCTTGGTGCTGAGGTCCACAAGCCTGGAATCGGACGCCTTTTGAATGAGATTGAGCGGCGAGGGATAAAGAATATCAGGGTAGTTCATGGAGATGCGGATATTCTGATCCGTACAATGCTCCCAAAGCTTTACCTTTCGGGGGTTCATATCTTTTTCTCTGATCCATGGCCGAAAAAACGGCACCATAAGCGTCGCTTGATTCAAGCCCCCTTTTTACGATCGCTGCTGCCCGTATTGAAACCTGATGGTTACATCTATATGGTAACGGATTGGGAAGATTATGCTCAGTGGATTCTTGCCGAGTCTGAAAAGGTGCCGGAATTGGAAAACCCATACAAAGGCTATGCGTCTCCTATCCCCTGGAGACCAGAGACTCGCTTCGAAAAAAAGGGCCTTGATAAGATGCACCTGATCCGAGAGATCTGGCTTCAAAAGCGATAG
- the ptsP gene encoding phosphoenolpyruvate--protein phosphotransferase — MKKKTFDLICSVGELTGIFHKKTNINGLLHIVVKLVAKHMETEACSIFLLDNTTGNLVLRASVGLNPDMIGILSLTPGEGITGTSLKESRAINVPRGSNDPHFKYIEGIFEERYESFLAVPILHSKHRLGVIVLEDSRPDYYTERDQRALGTIASQLAAFLENAKLLLELRNQKNRGPEEAKDEKDNRRLPLKDFYRGEAASGGIALGRAVLVSGSGGDLLLSAGHEAYRQGESAFEEALEKTKRQLELLQQHMEDALSEVGSLIFGSHLLMLSDEDFSGSMRKNVREGMTPQQAVVKVVNEYVMLFINSRNQNVQEKVHDVKDLGHRLLKNLLVNETEDGDYSGQIVVAQNLLPSELVKLGVQNTEGFVLFGAGMTSHISILSRSLEVPVILLGDKNFFQFVENRLLILDAYQGTIMVDPAEEVIDRYLETDRRETDRRNEDYAEPFEPIALPNGRNVELLANINILSDVHSAKRSGAKGVGLYRSEFLYLIRNSFPTEEEQVVIYEKLLNQIDNVVFRTFDLGGDKILRSASSSNEKNPFMGLRSLRYAMKNRDLFKIQLRSILRAGKGKTIKILFPLVAGPEDFLEAREVVYEAAGALEAEGIEHNANPQIGAMIELPSSALLVEEIAEHADFLSIGTNDLVQYVLGVDRTNQQIAHLYDQQHPAVLRLLKMIAEGAERKGCPVSVCGNSATDPQMLHFFIKSGIYSFSVDPRSFSDVRAVLQEIADEMIE; from the coding sequence ATGAAAAAGAAGACCTTTGATCTTATTTGCAGCGTTGGAGAGCTGACCGGCATTTTCCATAAAAAGACGAACATAAACGGTTTACTGCATATTGTGGTAAAGCTGGTTGCCAAACATATGGAGACCGAAGCGTGCTCAATTTTTCTCCTGGACAACACAACGGGAAATCTGGTCCTCCGTGCTTCGGTAGGCCTCAATCCCGATATGATCGGTATCCTTTCGCTTACTCCGGGAGAAGGTATTACCGGCACAAGCCTCAAGGAATCCCGTGCCATTAATGTTCCCAGAGGCTCAAATGATCCCCATTTCAAATATATCGAAGGTATTTTTGAAGAGCGCTACGAGAGTTTTCTCGCCGTTCCGATTCTTCATTCCAAGCATCGTCTCGGCGTTATTGTCCTTGAAGACAGTAGGCCCGACTATTATACGGAAAGAGATCAGCGAGCTCTTGGAACGATTGCCAGTCAACTTGCCGCTTTTTTGGAAAACGCGAAACTTCTGCTCGAGCTTCGAAATCAGAAAAACAGAGGCCCGGAAGAGGCTAAGGATGAAAAAGATAACCGCCGGCTTCCTCTGAAGGATTTTTATCGGGGCGAGGCTGCTTCCGGCGGAATTGCCCTGGGGCGGGCCGTGCTGGTCAGCGGCAGTGGGGGAGACCTCCTTTTGAGCGCTGGCCATGAAGCGTATCGGCAAGGTGAATCCGCCTTTGAAGAGGCTTTGGAAAAAACAAAACGCCAGCTGGAACTTTTGCAGCAGCACATGGAAGATGCGCTGTCGGAGGTCGGTTCCCTCATCTTTGGAAGCCATCTTCTCATGCTCAGCGACGAGGATTTTTCCGGTTCAATGCGTAAAAATGTACGGGAGGGAATGACGCCACAGCAGGCTGTCGTCAAGGTTGTCAACGAGTATGTAATGCTCTTTATCAACAGTAGAAATCAGAACGTCCAGGAAAAGGTTCATGATGTAAAAGACCTTGGCCACCGGCTTTTGAAGAATCTTCTGGTTAATGAGACCGAAGATGGTGATTATTCGGGGCAGATTGTGGTTGCTCAGAACCTCCTGCCTTCCGAGCTGGTGAAATTGGGGGTTCAGAATACCGAAGGATTTGTGCTCTTTGGGGCGGGAATGACAAGCCACATTTCGATTCTTTCCCGCTCTCTTGAGGTTCCCGTTATCCTTTTAGGCGATAAAAATTTCTTCCAGTTTGTGGAAAATCGACTCCTTATCCTCGATGCCTATCAGGGAACGATCATGGTCGATCCCGCAGAAGAGGTTATTGATCGATATCTTGAAACCGATCGTAGGGAAACCGACAGACGAAACGAGGATTATGCGGAACCCTTTGAGCCCATTGCCTTGCCAAATGGTAGGAATGTGGAACTTCTTGCGAATATCAACATTCTCAGTGATGTCCATTCCGCCAAAAGGTCGGGGGCTAAGGGGGTCGGGCTCTATCGAAGTGAGTTTCTCTATCTGATCCGTAACAGTTTCCCCACGGAAGAAGAACAGGTCGTTATTTATGAGAAATTGTTGAACCAGATCGATAATGTGGTGTTTCGTACCTTTGATCTGGGAGGCGATAAGATTCTGCGGTCGGCCTCCTCCTCAAATGAGAAAAATCCCTTTATGGGGTTGCGGTCGCTTCGCTACGCAATGAAGAATCGGGATTTGTTTAAGATACAGCTGCGGTCGATTCTCCGTGCCGGAAAGGGGAAAACGATTAAGATTCTTTTCCCGCTGGTGGCCGGCCCCGAGGATTTTCTTGAGGCCCGGGAGGTGGTGTACGAGGCGGCTGGAGCGCTGGAGGCCGAGGGGATCGAGCATAATGCCAATCCTCAGATCGGAGCGATGATCGAGTTGCCTTCCTCAGCTTTACTTGTTGAAGAGATAGCCGAGCATGCCGATTTTCTCTCTATTGGAACCAACGATCTTGTTCAGTATGTCCTTGGGGTGGATCGAACGAATCAACAGATTGCCCACCTCTATGATCAGCAACATCCCGCCGTTCTAAGATTGCTGAAGATGATTGCCGAAGGGGCGGAGCGAAAGGGATGTCCTGTTAGTGTCTGCGGTAACAGTGCTACCGATCCCCAGATGTTGCATTTTTTCATTAAGTCAGGTATCTATTCCTTTAGTGTTGATCCTCGGTCCTTTTCCGACGTGCGCGCCGTGCTTCAGGAAATTGCCGATGAAATGATCGAATGA
- the mfd gene encoding transcription-repair coupling factor has protein sequence MITLFLNQLNDLLKAYRAKNDLFEQIRSDHFPVVLEGPEGFFLAYLIESFFREQKSTILVVTPTEQEASQLVGDLSLITDRAYAFPWWEKVAYSGNRIHTHVAAERLHYLVQMLKGDHVILVASLRAFLTPVPPPESIKQTLVPITIGGAFDPISLRDRLVSYGYTKVPKVTVRGEFALRGEVLDIFLGGEDEPVRIVFEWDEVEKITRFDVDTQKSTEELKRVTLYPFHELIWSDERIRMLEVNLPPSQQKKAFLEELAAKGGCRDEENFFAASFNPPGTLLDYLNDDAMLLLFEEERLISGAQTLGKEYRELYRKARSEGVPAPKPETILLDYERLSSGHAKKLVIPAIKDAQADGRMRFPVTGPRSFFGNMQYLRSELENLKDSGYRITIFAESDSQAARVRQLVGDEEISIVAAPISSGFSLPELKFMAIQENEIFGRRKRIPASVKRSKTAVIDTFVELNPGDLVVHVNYGIGRFLGIDRITAAGTERDYIKLEYADQEMIFIPIEQVNLVQRYIGQEGQSPRLDKLGGKGWESRKARVRKSVEDLADRLIKLYAKRKEARGFSFPEDTDWQVEFEAEFPYQETADQLRCIEEVKADMESDRPMDRLICGDVGYGKTEVAMRAAFKAVVAGKQVAFLAPTTILAEQHYENFCERFKRYPVKIDMVSRFVPKKKQHQILSALTEGSVDLLIGTHRILQKDVLFKNLGLIVIDEEQRFGVKDKERLKELRTSVDSLSLSATPIPRTLHMSLLKIRDISLLTTAPNNRRPIETTIQEFDEELVAKAIRREMDRGGQVFFLHNRVETLPQVRRFLERLIPEVFVEIAHGQMSSSQLEDIMHRFIHGSFQVLLATTIIENGIDIPNVNTIIIDRADMYGISQLYQLRGRVGRSDRSSYAYLFYPEQRSLSEIAMKRLQIISDYTELGSGFKIAMKDMEVRGAGNLLGRQQHGEILSVGFDMYLRILDEAVAEMSRGDGEEIPVEVYLELDYSGYIPDSYITDPTEKMEVYKKIAAIQVDEDLQMVVAELHDRFGPIPDEVLSLLAISEIRIFCRHMSIVSLKERRGHVEIEFGRVSKISAQKVVRMIAESKGAVRIDPKRPNILHMDTTAIGLKEKSEFIREKLQALV, from the coding sequence ATGATAACATTATTCCTAAATCAATTAAACGATCTTCTAAAAGCCTATCGTGCGAAAAACGACCTCTTCGAGCAGATCCGTTCCGACCATTTCCCTGTGGTTCTTGAAGGACCGGAAGGGTTTTTTCTTGCATATCTGATCGAATCGTTTTTCCGTGAGCAAAAGAGTACGATTTTGGTGGTGACGCCCACGGAACAAGAGGCTTCACAGCTTGTAGGAGACCTTTCTCTCATTACCGATAGAGCATATGCCTTCCCCTGGTGGGAGAAGGTTGCCTACAGCGGTAACCGTATTCATACGCATGTGGCTGCAGAGCGCCTCCACTACCTTGTGCAGATGCTGAAAGGGGATCATGTTATCCTTGTAGCAAGCTTGCGAGCCTTTCTCACCCCGGTTCCGCCTCCCGAATCGATTAAGCAGACCCTTGTTCCCATTACCATCGGCGGGGCCTTCGATCCCATTTCCCTGCGGGACCGTCTGGTCTCCTACGGCTATACGAAGGTTCCGAAGGTTACGGTTAGAGGGGAGTTTGCCCTCCGTGGTGAGGTGCTTGATATCTTTCTCGGCGGAGAAGATGAGCCCGTCCGCATCGTTTTTGAATGGGACGAGGTAGAGAAGATTACCCGTTTTGATGTGGATACCCAAAAGTCTACGGAAGAGCTGAAGCGTGTAACCTTGTATCCCTTTCATGAATTGATCTGGAGCGATGAGCGTATACGCATGCTTGAGGTCAATTTGCCCCCAAGCCAACAGAAAAAAGCCTTTCTTGAGGAGTTGGCAGCAAAAGGAGGCTGTAGGGATGAGGAGAACTTTTTTGCCGCCAGCTTCAATCCACCGGGAACCCTTCTCGATTACCTTAACGATGACGCCATGTTACTGCTTTTCGAGGAGGAGCGGCTGATTTCAGGGGCCCAAACCTTGGGCAAAGAGTATCGAGAGCTCTACAGAAAGGCCCGTTCGGAAGGAGTTCCTGCGCCAAAGCCTGAGACCATCCTTCTCGATTATGAAAGGCTGAGCTCCGGCCATGCAAAAAAGCTTGTTATTCCTGCCATCAAGGATGCCCAGGCCGATGGGCGGATGCGTTTTCCCGTCACAGGCCCCCGCAGTTTCTTTGGAAACATGCAATACCTTCGAAGCGAGCTTGAGAATCTTAAGGATTCCGGCTATAGAATTACCATCTTTGCAGAATCTGACAGCCAGGCCGCAAGGGTTCGCCAGCTTGTTGGAGATGAAGAGATATCCATCGTTGCGGCGCCCATTTCATCGGGTTTTTCCCTCCCTGAACTTAAATTCATGGCGATTCAGGAGAACGAGATCTTCGGAAGAAGAAAGCGTATCCCCGCATCGGTCAAGCGGTCGAAGACTGCGGTTATCGATACCTTTGTCGAGCTCAATCCCGGTGATCTCGTGGTCCATGTGAATTACGGAATCGGACGATTCCTCGGTATCGACAGGATCACCGCCGCCGGTACGGAGAGGGATTATATCAAGCTTGAATATGCCGACCAGGAGATGATCTTTATCCCTATCGAGCAGGTAAACCTCGTTCAGCGCTATATTGGTCAGGAAGGGCAGAGCCCCAGACTCGATAAGCTTGGAGGCAAGGGGTGGGAGAGTCGTAAGGCACGGGTCAGAAAATCCGTGGAGGACCTTGCCGATCGCCTTATCAAACTTTATGCTAAGCGAAAAGAGGCCCGGGGATTTTCCTTCCCTGAGGATACCGATTGGCAGGTGGAGTTTGAGGCTGAGTTTCCCTATCAAGAGACTGCGGATCAGCTTCGCTGCATCGAAGAGGTCAAGGCCGATATGGAGAGTGACCGCCCCATGGATCGGCTTATCTGCGGTGATGTGGGTTACGGGAAAACCGAGGTTGCCATGAGAGCCGCCTTCAAGGCCGTTGTCGCAGGAAAGCAGGTCGCCTTTCTTGCTCCGACGACGATCCTTGCCGAGCAGCATTACGAAAACTTTTGCGAACGGTTTAAGAGATATCCTGTCAAGATTGATATGGTAAGTCGTTTTGTTCCCAAGAAAAAGCAACATCAGATCCTCTCGGCCCTGACCGAGGGCTCCGTCGACCTTCTTATCGGAACACACAGGATCCTTCAGAAGGATGTTCTGTTTAAAAACCTCGGCCTCATCGTCATAGACGAAGAGCAGCGCTTCGGGGTTAAAGATAAGGAGCGGCTTAAGGAGCTGCGAACATCGGTGGACAGTCTTTCTCTTTCCGCCACTCCTATTCCCAGGACCTTGCACATGTCTCTGTTGAAGATTCGTGATATCTCTCTGCTCACTACCGCCCCGAACAATAGGCGTCCCATTGAGACAACTATTCAGGAGTTCGACGAAGAGCTTGTAGCAAAGGCCATTAGAAGGGAGATGGACCGCGGCGGTCAGGTCTTTTTCCTTCATAATCGAGTGGAAACCCTCCCTCAGGTGCGGAGATTTCTTGAACGCCTTATCCCTGAGGTCTTTGTCGAGATCGCCCATGGTCAGATGTCCAGCAGCCAGCTGGAGGATATCATGCATCGTTTTATCCACGGCTCCTTTCAGGTTTTGCTTGCCACGACGATCATAGAAAACGGGATCGATATTCCCAACGTCAATACCATCATCATAGACAGGGCCGACATGTACGGGATCAGCCAGCTTTACCAGCTGAGGGGAAGGGTCGGGCGTTCGGACCGCAGTTCCTACGCCTATCTCTTCTACCCGGAACAGCGCTCACTCTCCGAGATTGCCATGAAGCGTCTGCAGATCATCAGCGATTATACCGAGCTGGGATCGGGCTTCAAGATTGCCATGAAGGATATGGAGGTCCGTGGCGCCGGAAATCTTCTCGGTCGCCAACAGCATGGCGAGATTCTTTCGGTCGGTTTCGATATGTATCTTCGGATCCTCGATGAAGCCGTCGCTGAAATGAGCAGAGGCGACGGCGAAGAAATTCCTGTCGAGGTCTATCTTGAGCTCGATTATTCCGGCTATATTCCCGACTCCTACATCACCGATCCCACCGAAAAGATGGAGGTCTACAAAAAGATTGCTGCTATCCAGGTTGATGAAGATCTGCAGATGGTAGTTGCGGAGTTGCATGACCGCTTCGGACCCATACCTGATGAGGTACTGAGTCTTCTTGCCATCAGTGAAATCAGAATTTTCTGCAGACATATGTCCATCGTTTCTCTCAAAGAACGGCGTGGACATGTGGAGATAGAGTTCGGAAGGGTTTCGAAGATATCAGCCCAAAAGGTTGTCAGGATGATAGCCGAGAGCAAGGGAGCCGTACGGATCGACCCGAAGCGGCCCAATATCTTACATATGGATACAACAGCAATCGGCCTGAAAGAGAAATCGGAATTTATTAGAGAAAAGCTCCAGGCTTTAGTATAA